In Diorhabda carinulata isolate Delta chromosome 6, icDioCari1.1, whole genome shotgun sequence, a single genomic region encodes these proteins:
- the LOC130895151 gene encoding bolA-like protein 3: protein MLKILRSVIYCPQPLLPIQHIRCVQTNRNFTTNNGPVNEKQILEKLRRKFPSATSINVEDTSGGCGAMFNVSVETSEFKGLSVAKQHRIVYDALKDEISRIHGLHLETKTK, encoded by the exons atgttgaaaatattacgAAGTGTTATCTACTGCCCTCAACCGTTACTTCCAATACAGCATATTCGGTGTGTTCAA ACAAATAGAAATTTCACAACTAATAATGGACCtgtaaatgaaaaacaaatattagaaaAGCTTCGACGAAAATTTCCGAGTGCAACCAGTATAAATGTAGAAGACACATCTGGAGGTTGTGGAGCAATGTTTAATGTATCTGTTGAAACGTCAGAATTCAAGGGTTTGTCAGTGGCTAAACAACATAGAATAGTTTATGATGCATTGAAAGATGAAATCAGTAGAATACATGGTCTACATTTggaaacaaaaactaaatag